The following coding sequences lie in one Herpetosiphonaceae bacterium genomic window:
- a CDS encoding DUF1697 domain-containing protein: protein MSAAQQYIAFLRAINVGGHTVKMADLRALFEELSFANVATFIASGNVIFESPNADARALEAQIERHLKQALGYEVATFLRTTAELAAIAAYQPFAKADAEGSSLYISFVAAPPTKEARQKLMALRSPTDDFHVHGREIYWLCRTKLSESAFSGALLEKTIGMPATMRSATTVKKLAAKYPAPQ from the coding sequence ATGAGCGCAGCCCAGCAATATATCGCGTTTCTGCGGGCGATTAACGTTGGCGGTCATACCGTCAAGATGGCCGACCTGCGCGCGCTCTTTGAGGAGCTTTCGTTTGCTAACGTCGCGACGTTCATCGCAAGCGGCAATGTGATCTTTGAATCGCCGAACGCGGACGCGCGCGCGCTCGAAGCGCAGATCGAGCGTCACCTCAAGCAAGCGCTGGGCTACGAGGTCGCGACATTCCTGCGAACGACCGCCGAGCTGGCGGCGATTGCAGCCTATCAGCCGTTCGCCAAGGCCGATGCGGAAGGCAGCTCGCTCTATATCTCGTTCGTGGCAGCGCCGCCCACCAAAGAGGCGCGGCAAAAGCTGATGGCCCTTCGCTCGCCGACCGACGACTTTCACGTCCACGGGCGCGAAATCTACTGGCTATGCCGCACCAAGCTCAGCGAGTCGGCCTTTTCCGGCGCGCTGCTCGAAAAGACGATCGGCATGCCAGCGACGATGCGCAGCGCAACGACGGTCAAAAAATTGGCGGCAAAATACCCCGCTCCCCAGTAG
- a CDS encoding DUF1003 domain-containing protein: protein MTNSLQEVAKKRLRTSFEALSAREQQILRQHVEGIHISRNTNRDFEERLTFGQRLADRVATFGGSWTFIMLFAAILFSWIILNSLVLARRAEAFDPYPYILLNLVLSMLAAIQAPIIMMSQNRQAAKDRLTVAHDYEVNLKAELEIASLHEKFDELREHQWAELVAMQQEQIRLLMQLLDARTTPVKSG from the coding sequence ATGACGAACAGCCTACAAGAAGTCGCAAAGAAACGGCTGCGAACCAGCTTCGAGGCGCTATCAGCGCGTGAGCAGCAGATTCTTCGGCAGCATGTCGAAGGCATCCATATCAGCCGGAATACCAACCGCGATTTTGAAGAGCGGTTGACATTTGGGCAACGGCTGGCCGATCGGGTGGCGACCTTTGGCGGATCATGGACCTTTATCATGCTGTTTGCCGCGATCCTCTTCTCATGGATTATCCTCAACTCATTAGTCCTGGCACGCCGCGCAGAAGCCTTTGACCCGTATCCATACATTCTGCTCAATCTTGTGCTCTCGATGCTCGCCGCGATCCAGGCACCGATCATCATGATGTCGCAGAATCGCCAGGCGGCAAAGGATCGGCTGACCGTAGCGCATGACTACGAGGTGAATTTGAAGGCTGAGCTCGAAATCGCCAGCCTTCATGAAAAGTTCGACGAGCTACGTGAGCATCAATGGGCCGAGCTGGTCGCGATGCAGCAGGAGCAGATTCGCCTACTGATGCAACTGCTCGATGCCCGGACTACGCCTGTCAAGTCAGGGTAG
- a CDS encoding DUF1772 domain-containing protein — MTRQRIAFTIMLAYLWVMMILLGSIAIETFMIYPNIFHNPPESFDIALKFMSVRAPNDFFPPLGFLSWVTGAGALLLGWNVRSARYWILGSLLMIVCEGLVSMAFFWPRNTIMFIEGPAVHSAAFLRQTAQEFQTLHWSRVAFNLASSVFIFTGFLKFYRHRIIAQHALTAPRGTIQARGA, encoded by the coding sequence ATGACGCGACAACGCATCGCATTCACGATCATGCTGGCCTATCTGTGGGTGATGATGATCCTGTTGGGCAGCATCGCCATCGAGACGTTTATGATCTATCCCAATATTTTCCACAACCCGCCGGAGTCGTTCGACATCGCGCTGAAGTTCATGTCGGTTCGCGCTCCAAACGACTTCTTTCCGCCGCTCGGTTTTCTTAGCTGGGTGACGGGCGCGGGGGCCTTGCTCCTGGGCTGGAATGTGCGCTCAGCACGGTATTGGATCTTGGGTAGCCTGCTGATGATCGTGTGTGAGGGACTGGTTTCGATGGCGTTTTTCTGGCCGCGCAACACGATCATGTTTATCGAGGGGCCAGCGGTCCATTCGGCGGCCTTTCTGCGGCAGACCGCTCAAGAGTTCCAGACGCTCCACTGGTCAAGGGTGGCGTTCAATCTGGCGAGTTCGGTATTCATCTTCACGGGCTTCTTGAAGTTCTACCGCCATAGGATCATCGCTCAGCACGCGCTGACGGCCCCACGCGGTACAATACAGGCAAGAGGAGCCTGA
- a CDS encoding DUF2357 domain-containing protein, with product MNLRDAITVNNQPLSAAAPVGDFYEWQPIEIGCAPQPGVVAARLRIDAADLGSPTTTLGDTTWRWRWNPQHAVGRFEATLELRRADDTTTESFELRIVPRKLDLERYEALITAVQRDAYAIVYALSGGREGATLQPPSAPQRPLVEEYYTLVERHVADALALVKQIGPRPHHTLQPQPTETQLPEVDRLEAAALAEALRGPLDDLPDDVLPPLQAALRPPERVRGGPVPRMVRTARSTASHDVIEHRLLKHVLHVLLWRMGFVREMVRRELLRRQRNAQVIDEGGALATFERWHKRCGRALRDLRKALESPFLAGVAALHALPGPTHLMRHDPRYRRLYELYRHLRAVPFIALDSPTLWLPIQELPLLYEQWCALQVVNALLPMGEILVQSLVARAQQATDPIRSSRWTLRLSQNTPLLTVRRADGARLAVCYQRRYQPQPPSSAVLGALDPFVRIPDIAVERARAEQPQEVLIFDAKYRVAPDGCVPQDALDDAYAYRSAIGVAGARATLGTFLLFPGTVPLITADRVGALPFQPGATADLAQVLQQAFG from the coding sequence ATGAATCTGCGCGATGCAATCACGGTCAACAATCAGCCGCTCAGCGCGGCAGCGCCGGTCGGCGATTTCTACGAGTGGCAGCCGATCGAGATTGGCTGCGCGCCGCAGCCGGGCGTAGTGGCCGCGCGGCTGCGGATCGATGCTGCCGACCTGGGCTCGCCGACGACGACGCTGGGCGATACGACCTGGCGCTGGCGCTGGAATCCGCAGCACGCGGTCGGTCGCTTCGAGGCGACGCTTGAGCTGCGCCGCGCCGACGATACGACGACCGAGTCGTTCGAGCTGCGGATCGTGCCGCGCAAGCTCGACCTTGAGCGCTACGAGGCGCTGATCACGGCAGTGCAGCGCGATGCCTATGCGATCGTCTATGCGCTGAGCGGTGGTCGCGAGGGCGCGACGCTCCAACCTCCATCCGCTCCGCAGCGTCCGCTCGTCGAGGAGTACTACACGCTGGTCGAGCGGCATGTCGCGGACGCTTTGGCGCTGGTCAAACAGATCGGGCCGCGACCGCATCACACGTTGCAGCCGCAGCCGACCGAGACACAGTTGCCGGAGGTCGATCGGCTGGAGGCGGCGGCGCTGGCCGAGGCGCTGCGTGGCCCGCTGGACGATCTGCCCGACGATGTGCTGCCGCCGCTTCAGGCGGCGCTGCGTCCGCCTGAGCGCGTGCGCGGCGGTCCCGTGCCGCGCATGGTCCGTACCGCCCGCTCGACCGCGTCGCACGATGTGATCGAGCACCGGCTGCTGAAGCATGTGCTGCATGTGCTGCTCTGGCGCATGGGCTTTGTGCGCGAGATGGTGCGTCGCGAGCTGCTGCGCCGCCAGCGTAACGCGCAGGTGATCGACGAGGGCGGCGCGCTCGCTACGTTTGAGCGCTGGCACAAGCGCTGCGGACGAGCGCTGCGCGATCTGCGCAAGGCGCTTGAGTCGCCGTTCCTGGCGGGCGTTGCCGCGCTGCATGCGCTGCCCGGTCCCACGCACCTGATGCGCCACGACCCGCGCTACCGCCGCCTGTACGAGCTATACCGACACCTGCGCGCCGTGCCGTTCATCGCTCTGGACAGCCCGACGCTCTGGCTGCCGATCCAGGAGTTGCCGCTGCTCTACGAGCAGTGGTGCGCGCTGCAAGTCGTCAACGCGCTGCTGCCGATGGGCGAGATCCTTGTGCAATCGCTTGTGGCGCGCGCCCAGCAGGCGACCGATCCGATCCGCAGTAGTCGCTGGACCCTTCGCCTCAGCCAGAACACGCCGCTGCTGACCGTGCGGCGCGCGGATGGAGCCCGGCTGGCTGTCTGCTACCAGCGGCGCTACCAGCCCCAGCCGCCGTCGAGCGCGGTGCTCGGCGCGCTCGATCCGTTTGTGCGCATCCCCGATATTGCCGTGGAGCGCGCGCGCGCCGAGCAGCCGCAGGAGGTGCTGATCTTCGACGCCAAGTATCGTGTCGCGCCCGATGGCTGTGTGCCCCAGGACGCGCTCGACGATGCCTATGCCTACCGCAGCGCGATCGGCGTGGCAGGAGCGCGGGCGACACTCGGCACGTTTTTGCTCTTCCCCGGCACCGTGCCGCTCATCACCGCCGATCGGGTCGGCGCGCTGCCGTTTCAGCCCGGAGCTACTGCCGACCTCGCGCAGGTGTTGCAGCAAGCTTTCGGATAA
- a CDS encoding type II toxin-antitoxin system death-on-curing family toxin, producing MSDDVLPLQSLKLTEIFLIHELLIETFGGMRGVTEHGFGKLEAAVAAPDVSMFGEDLYVGLPAKATALFFRLVRAHGFSDGNKRVALVALIVYLERNGMRLHADDDAVYDFTMAAATDATQEQVAAWIEARCVAYAD from the coding sequence ATGAGCGACGACGTGCTGCCGCTCCAATCGCTGAAGCTGACCGAGATCTTTCTGATCCACGAATTGCTGATCGAGACATTCGGCGGCATGCGCGGTGTCACCGAGCACGGCTTTGGTAAGCTGGAAGCCGCCGTAGCCGCGCCCGATGTGTCGATGTTCGGCGAGGATTTGTACGTGGGCCTGCCCGCAAAGGCGACCGCGCTCTTTTTTCGCCTGGTCCGCGCGCATGGCTTCTCGGACGGTAACAAGCGCGTCGCACTCGTGGCACTGATCGTGTATCTGGAACGGAACGGCATGAGGCTTCATGCCGATGACGATGCTGTGTATGATTTCACGATGGCGGCGGCAACCGATGCGACGCAGGAGCAGGTCGCGGCGTGGATCGAAGCGCGGTGTGTAGCGTATGCCGATTGA
- a CDS encoding type II toxin-antitoxin system death-on-curing family toxin, which produces MPIEYLSQFDVLQIRTRLAAQVRTSFDEWNLHGLQSALAAPRQSMFGIELQPTLWDKAAILLSLLIKNHPFHDGNKRIAFIAAQEFLRRNGWDLTVSMPEAAAFTTGIAAGRVDVPEIVSWLQANAEARTEHKDAGCPLGMGTRMAPGTKNRG; this is translated from the coding sequence ATGCCGATTGAGTATCTGTCACAATTCGACGTGCTGCAAATTCGTACCAGGCTGGCCGCGCAGGTGCGTACCTCGTTCGACGAGTGGAATCTGCACGGCCTCCAGTCGGCGCTGGCCGCTCCCCGACAGTCGATGTTTGGCATAGAGCTGCAGCCGACGCTGTGGGATAAGGCGGCGATCCTCTTGTCGCTGCTGATCAAAAACCATCCGTTTCACGACGGCAACAAGCGCATCGCCTTTATCGCGGCGCAGGAGTTTCTGCGCCGCAACGGCTGGGACCTGACCGTGAGCATGCCTGAGGCGGCGGCGTTTACGACGGGCATCGCCGCCGGACGGGTGGACGTGCCTGAAATCGTGAGCTGGCTGCAAGCGAATGCAGAAGCGAGAACAGAGCACAAAGACGCCGGGTGCCCTTTGGGCATGGGCACCCGCATGGCACCCGGAACCAAGAACAGGGGATAA
- a CDS encoding carboxypeptidase M32, which translates to MSEALQTLKERLATVTDLNRAASVLSWDQRTYMPSGGAAARAHQVATLRRLAHEYFTADEIGRLLDEAAPLAADEQDESDDACLVRYVRREYEQDRKLPSEFVRARAQAASLANQAWEEARRKSDFTRFQPYLEKMFDFAKREADYLGYDEHPYDALLDQYEPGMSTAQVRVVFDELKAGTVPLLKAIMASSTQIDDSILHQEFDEARQEQFGVEITRAFGYDWSRGRQDRTVHPFYTNFDQGDVRITTRFYPDFLNPALFGTMHEAGHAMYEQGVDPALNRTPLSGGASLGVHESQSRLWENLVGRSRPFWQANYGRLQELFPAQFGQVDFDVFYRAINNVQPSFIRVEADELTYNLHIMLRFELETAVLEGKMQVGDLAEEWQSRMESLLGITPPDDAQGVLQDMHWSSGLIGYFPTYTLGNVLSVQLWESALGAHPSIPEEIARNEYATLLGWLRQNIHRHGRKFKPNTLIQKATGGSLDAKPYLNYLRAKFGEIYGVSV; encoded by the coding sequence ATGTCTGAGGCACTCCAAACGCTGAAAGAACGTCTGGCGACCGTAACGGATCTGAATCGCGCGGCAAGCGTGCTAAGCTGGGATCAGCGCACCTACATGCCGTCCGGCGGCGCGGCAGCCCGCGCGCATCAGGTGGCGACGCTGCGGCGGCTGGCGCATGAGTACTTCACCGCCGACGAGATCGGGCGGCTGCTGGACGAAGCTGCGCCGCTGGCCGCCGACGAGCAGGACGAGAGCGACGACGCCTGTCTGGTGCGCTATGTGCGCCGCGAGTACGAGCAGGATCGCAAGCTGCCCTCGGAGTTCGTGCGGGCGCGCGCCCAGGCGGCCTCGCTGGCAAACCAGGCGTGGGAAGAGGCCCGGCGCAAATCGGATTTTACGCGCTTCCAGCCGTATCTTGAGAAAATGTTTGATTTTGCCAAACGCGAGGCCGATTACCTGGGCTACGACGAGCACCCCTACGATGCGCTGCTCGATCAGTACGAGCCCGGCATGAGCACCGCCCAGGTGCGCGTGGTCTTCGATGAGCTGAAGGCGGGCACGGTGCCGCTGCTCAAGGCGATCATGGCGAGCAGCACGCAGATCGACGACAGCATCCTCCATCAGGAGTTCGACGAAGCCAGGCAGGAGCAGTTCGGCGTCGAGATCACGCGCGCGTTCGGCTACGACTGGAGCCGTGGGCGGCAGGATCGCACGGTCCATCCGTTCTACACCAACTTCGATCAGGGCGATGTGCGCATCACAACGCGCTTCTACCCCGATTTCTTGAATCCCGCGCTGTTTGGCACGATGCACGAGGCCGGCCACGCGATGTATGAGCAGGGCGTTGATCCGGCGCTGAATCGCACGCCCCTGAGCGGCGGCGCGTCGCTGGGCGTGCATGAGTCACAGTCGCGGCTGTGGGAGAACCTCGTAGGCCGCAGCCGACCATTCTGGCAGGCAAATTATGGGCGGCTTCAGGAACTCTTCCCGGCCCAGTTCGGCCAGGTCGATTTCGATGTGTTCTACCGCGCGATCAACAACGTCCAGCCCTCGTTCATCCGCGTCGAGGCCGACGAGCTGACCTACAATCTGCATATCATGCTGCGCTTCGAGCTTGAGACGGCGGTCCTTGAGGGTAAGATGCAGGTCGGCGATCTGGCCGAAGAGTGGCAGAGCCGCATGGAATCGCTGCTTGGCATCACGCCGCCCGACGACGCGCAGGGCGTGCTGCAAGATATGCATTGGAGCAGCGGCCTGATCGGCTACTTCCCGACCTACACGCTCGGCAACGTGCTGTCGGTGCAGTTGTGGGAGAGCGCGCTGGGAGCGCATCCGTCGATCCCCGAAGAGATCGCGCGCAACGAGTATGCGACGCTGCTCGGCTGGCTGCGGCAGAACATCCACCGCCACGGGCGGAAGTTCAAGCCCAACACGCTGATCCAGAAGGCAACCGGCGGCTCGCTCGACGCCAAGCCCTATCTGAACTACCTGCGCGCCAAGTTCGGTGAGATCTATGGAGTAAGCGTTTAG